A section of the Euwallacea fornicatus isolate EFF26 chromosome 24, ASM4011564v1, whole genome shotgun sequence genome encodes:
- the LOC136346719 gene encoding uncharacterized protein, with translation MGHALAERHFSPYETVQKWVDEWFVSKEQFFWRGIHKLPEKWEKCMFLNECWFCDEREDTPEHTLWTCSEWESYRAEARAGGLDLNRSTIGNELVESKSKWVAFEGLIEKILRAKIVRENERKKSGVRNLVRT, from the coding sequence atgggacacgctcttgcagaacggCACTTCTCCccttacgaaacagttcaaaaatgggtcgatGAATGGTTTGTCTCAAAAGAACAGTTCTTCtggcgtggcatccacaaattgccagagaagtgggaaaaatgtatgtttttgaATGAATGCTGGTTTTGTGACGAAAGGGAGGACACGccggagcacacgctgtggaCGTGTTCGGAGTGGGAGAGCTATCGCGCCGAGGCAAGGGCGGGGGGGCTCGACCTGAACCGAAGCACGATAGGGAACGAGCTGGTGGAGAGCAAGAGCAAGTGGGTAGCGTTTGAGGGCCTGATAGAGAAGATCTTGAGGGCCAAGATTGTAAGAGAGAACGAGAGGAAGAAGAGTGGGGTGCGGAACCTTGTCCGTACCTAG